A stretch of Mycobacterium sp. ITM-2016-00316 DNA encodes these proteins:
- the topA gene encoding type I DNA topoisomerase gives MADDDRSRAGAGNVRRLVIVESPTKARKIAGYLGSNYVVESSRGHIRDLPRAAADVPAKYKSEPWARLGVNVDADFEPLYIVSPDKKSTVTELKALLKDVDELYLATDGDREGEAIAWHLLETLKPRIPVKRMVFHEITEQAIRAAAENPRDLDIDLVDAQETRRILDRLYGYEVSPVLWKKVAPKLSAGRVQSVATRIIVQRERERMAFRSAGYWDVTAELDASVSDPQATPPRFTAKLNTVDGRRVAAGRDFDSLGGVKKPDEVLVLDEAAAAALASGLRGAQLAVSSVEQKPYTRKPYPPFMTSTLQQEAGRKLRFSSERTMSIAQRLYENGYITYMRTDSTTLSESAITAARNQAGQLYGQEYVHPTPRQFTRKVKNAQEAHEAIRPSGDVFQTPGQLHSALDNDEFRLYELIWQRTVASQMADARGTTLSLRIAGQAASGEQVVFNASGRTLTFPGFLKAYVESLDEQAGGEADDAESRLPNLTEGQRVDAADLTADGHTTSPPARYTEASLIKALEELGIGRPSTYSSIIKTIQDRGYVHKKGSALVPSWVAFAVIGLLEQHFSRLVDYDFTAAMEDELDAIASGNERRTNWLNNFYFGGEHGVEGSIARAGGLKQLVGGNLEEIDARLVNSIKLFDDEEGRAVNVRVGRNGPYLERMIADPDNPGELKPQRANLKDELTPDELTLELAEKAFATPQEGRSLGVDPESGHEIVAKDGRYGPYVTEVLPEPPEDPEDGVAAKKGKKPTGPKPRTGSLLRTMDLETVTLEDALKLLSLPRVVGVDPANNEEITAQNGRYGPYLKRGTDSRSLATEEQMFTITLDEALKIYAEPKRRGRQGAATPPLRELGNDPVSEKPMVIKDGRFGPYVTDGETNASLRKGDDVLSITDARASELLADRRARGPVKKAAKKAPAKKAVKKAAAKKAPAKKAVKKA, from the coding sequence GTGGCTGACGACGACCGGAGCCGGGCAGGCGCCGGTAACGTTCGGCGGCTCGTGATAGTCGAGTCGCCGACCAAAGCGCGCAAGATTGCGGGCTACCTCGGCTCCAACTACGTCGTCGAGTCCTCGCGCGGCCACATCCGGGACCTGCCGCGAGCGGCGGCCGACGTGCCCGCGAAGTACAAATCCGAGCCGTGGGCGCGCCTGGGCGTCAACGTCGATGCGGATTTCGAACCGCTCTACATCGTCAGCCCCGACAAGAAGAGCACGGTCACCGAGCTCAAGGCGCTGCTCAAGGATGTCGACGAGCTCTACCTCGCAACAGACGGTGACCGCGAGGGTGAGGCCATCGCCTGGCATCTGCTCGAAACCCTCAAGCCGCGCATCCCGGTCAAGCGGATGGTGTTCCACGAGATCACCGAGCAGGCCATCCGTGCGGCCGCCGAAAACCCCCGCGACCTCGACATCGACCTGGTCGACGCGCAGGAGACCCGCCGTATCCTGGACCGCCTCTACGGCTACGAGGTGTCCCCCGTGCTGTGGAAGAAGGTCGCGCCGAAGCTGTCGGCCGGCCGGGTGCAGTCGGTGGCGACCCGCATCATCGTCCAGCGCGAGCGCGAGCGGATGGCCTTCCGCAGCGCCGGGTACTGGGATGTCACCGCCGAACTCGATGCCAGCGTGTCCGACCCGCAGGCCACCCCGCCGCGATTCACCGCGAAACTCAACACCGTCGACGGACGCCGGGTCGCGGCCGGGCGCGATTTCGACTCCCTGGGTGGGGTCAAGAAGCCCGACGAGGTGCTGGTGCTCGACGAGGCCGCGGCCGCGGCGCTGGCCAGTGGCCTGCGCGGGGCCCAGCTGGCCGTCTCGTCGGTGGAACAGAAGCCCTACACCCGCAAGCCCTACCCACCGTTCATGACCTCCACGCTGCAGCAGGAGGCCGGTCGCAAGCTGCGGTTCTCCTCCGAGCGCACCATGAGCATCGCGCAGCGGCTGTACGAGAACGGCTACATCACCTACATGCGAACCGACTCCACGACGCTGTCGGAGTCGGCGATCACGGCGGCGCGTAATCAGGCCGGCCAGCTCTACGGCCAGGAATACGTGCATCCGACCCCGCGCCAGTTCACCCGCAAGGTGAAGAACGCGCAGGAGGCCCACGAGGCGATCCGGCCCTCCGGTGACGTGTTCCAGACCCCGGGCCAGCTGCACAGCGCCCTGGACAACGACGAGTTCCGGCTCTATGAACTCATCTGGCAGCGCACGGTGGCCTCGCAGATGGCCGACGCGCGCGGCACCACGTTGAGCCTGCGCATCGCCGGGCAGGCGGCCTCGGGCGAGCAGGTGGTGTTCAACGCCAGCGGTCGTACGCTCACCTTCCCGGGCTTCCTCAAGGCCTACGTCGAGAGCCTCGACGAGCAGGCCGGCGGTGAGGCCGACGACGCCGAGAGCCGGCTGCCCAACCTCACCGAGGGCCAGCGGGTGGACGCCGCCGATCTGACCGCCGACGGCCACACCACCAGCCCGCCGGCGCGCTACACCGAGGCCTCGCTGATCAAGGCGCTGGAGGAACTGGGCATCGGGCGCCCCTCGACCTACAGCTCGATCATCAAGACCATCCAGGACCGCGGCTACGTCCACAAGAAGGGCAGCGCGCTGGTGCCGTCCTGGGTGGCGTTCGCGGTGATCGGCCTGCTCGAGCAGCATTTCAGCCGTCTGGTGGACTACGACTTCACCGCCGCCATGGAGGACGAGCTCGACGCGATCGCCTCGGGCAATGAGCGACGTACCAACTGGCTCAACAACTTCTACTTCGGCGGTGAGCACGGCGTCGAGGGCTCGATCGCCCGCGCGGGTGGTCTCAAGCAGCTCGTGGGCGGCAACCTCGAGGAGATCGACGCACGACTGGTCAACTCCATCAAGCTGTTCGACGACGAAGAGGGACGTGCCGTCAACGTCCGGGTCGGCCGCAACGGCCCGTACCTGGAGCGGATGATCGCCGATCCGGACAATCCCGGTGAGCTCAAGCCGCAGCGCGCCAACCTCAAGGACGAGCTGACGCCCGACGAGCTGACTCTGGAGTTGGCCGAAAAGGCTTTCGCCACACCGCAAGAGGGTCGCTCACTGGGTGTCGATCCGGAGTCCGGCCACGAGATCGTGGCCAAGGACGGCCGCTACGGCCCGTATGTCACCGAGGTGCTGCCCGAGCCGCCGGAGGATCCCGAAGACGGGGTGGCGGCCAAGAAGGGCAAGAAGCCGACCGGCCCGAAACCGCGTACCGGCTCGCTGCTGCGCACGATGGACCTGGAGACGGTGACGCTGGAGGATGCCCTCAAGCTGTTGTCGCTGCCGCGCGTCGTTGGCGTCGACCCCGCGAACAACGAGGAGATCACCGCGCAGAACGGCCGCTACGGCCCATACCTGAAGCGCGGCACCGATTCTCGTTCGCTTGCCACCGAAGAGCAGATGTTCACCATCACCCTCGACGAGGCGCTGAAGATCTACGCCGAGCCCAAGCGGCGCGGTCGCCAGGGTGCGGCCACCCCGCCGCTGCGTGAACTCGGCAACGACCCGGTGTCGGAGAAGCCGATGGTGATCAAGGACGGCCGGTTCGGTCCGTACGTCACCGACGGCGAGACCAACGCCAGCCTGCGCAAGGGTGATGACGTGCTGTCGATCACCGACGCCCGCGCCTCCGAACTGCTTGCCGACCGCCGTGCCCGTGGCCCGGTGAAGAAGGCGGCCAAGAAGGCGCCGGCGAAGAAGGCCGTCAAGAAGGCCGCCGCGAAGAAGGCGCCCGCCAAGAAGGCCGTCAAGAAGGCTTAG
- a CDS encoding TetR/AcrR family transcriptional regulator — translation MRTTTELRAEILAAARTEFAQHGLAGARIDRIARAAHASKERLYAHFGDKETLFREVLAADAAEFYRSVTLRPEAVEEFVGGIFDLACREPAHLRMITWAQLEGFALGPPEVEGQPFPDQAIRAIEVAQDAGHVDPAWRPDDLIVLLFAIGLSWAHSPHPDATTDDSGILAHRRAVAVDAARRLIATRP, via the coding sequence GTGAGAACCACGACCGAACTGCGCGCCGAGATCCTCGCCGCGGCGCGCACCGAGTTCGCGCAGCACGGACTGGCCGGCGCCCGGATCGATCGCATCGCGCGTGCGGCCCACGCCAGCAAGGAACGGTTGTACGCGCATTTCGGGGACAAAGAGACGTTGTTCAGGGAGGTCCTTGCCGCCGACGCCGCCGAGTTCTACCGCTCGGTCACGCTGCGGCCGGAGGCCGTCGAGGAATTCGTCGGCGGAATCTTCGACCTGGCCTGCCGCGAACCCGCCCACCTCCGGATGATCACGTGGGCCCAGCTCGAGGGGTTCGCCCTCGGTCCGCCGGAAGTCGAGGGTCAACCCTTTCCGGATCAGGCGATCCGGGCCATCGAGGTGGCCCAGGATGCCGGGCATGTCGATCCCGCGTGGCGGCCGGACGATCTGATCGTGCTGCTGTTCGCCATCGGGCTGTCCTGGGCGCATTCGCCCCACCCCGACGCCACCACCGACGATTCCGGGATCCTTGCCCACCGGCGTGCCGTCGCGGTCGACGCCGCACGCCGACTGATCGCGACTCGGCCCTAA
- a CDS encoding cold-shock protein, with the protein MPQGTVKWFNAEKGFGFIAPEDGSADVFVHYTEIQGSGFRTLEENQKVEFEVGQSPKGPQATGVRAV; encoded by the coding sequence ATGCCACAGGGAACTGTGAAGTGGTTCAACGCGGAGAAGGGCTTCGGCTTCATCGCCCCCGAGGACGGCTCCGCTGACGTGTTTGTCCACTACACGGAGATCCAGGGGTCGGGCTTCCGCACCCTGGAGGAGAACCAGAAGGTTGAGTTCGAGGTCGGCCAGAGCCCCAAGGGGCCGCAGGCCACCGGCGTTCGCGCCGTCTGA
- a CDS encoding lysophospholipid acyltransferase family protein translates to MTVMTNTERLMDQPTRIQAIRRVVETVADNAAPLIDLWRPFVDGLEHLPRDGRFLLVGNHTQSGTEGFLIPYLVRREIGTLVRPLTDRRFGTMPGPAADLLAACGATVGSPESAGELMRHGQTILVFPGGGREIAKFKGEENTLRWQDRAGFARIAAEHDYPIVPAGLIGGDDVYRSLTSRDGLFGRFSQRIAKALGAPGDMAMPLLRGIGPTLIPRPQRMYLRFAEPIDTARPAGVSAPEWADTVKQRTQTSLEAVLADVQEIRAGDPYRELNPLAWRDAVQP, encoded by the coding sequence ATGACAGTCATGACGAACACCGAGAGATTGATGGACCAGCCGACTCGCATTCAGGCGATTCGGCGGGTGGTCGAGACGGTCGCCGACAACGCCGCCCCGCTCATCGACCTCTGGCGACCCTTTGTCGACGGACTCGAGCACCTCCCCCGCGACGGACGATTCCTGTTGGTGGGCAATCACACCCAGTCCGGCACCGAGGGATTCCTGATCCCGTATCTGGTGCGTCGCGAAATCGGCACGTTGGTGCGCCCGCTGACCGATCGCCGGTTCGGCACCATGCCCGGGCCCGCGGCCGACCTGCTGGCGGCCTGCGGTGCGACGGTCGGCTCCCCGGAATCCGCGGGCGAGTTGATGCGCCATGGCCAGACGATCCTGGTGTTCCCCGGCGGCGGACGTGAGATCGCGAAGTTCAAGGGCGAGGAGAACACCCTGCGCTGGCAGGACCGGGCCGGATTCGCGCGCATAGCGGCCGAACACGACTATCCGATCGTGCCGGCCGGGCTCATCGGCGGCGACGACGTATACCGCAGCCTGACCTCCCGCGACGGGCTGTTCGGGCGGTTCAGCCAGCGCATCGCCAAGGCGCTGGGTGCCCCCGGCGATATGGCGATGCCGCTGTTGCGCGGTATCGGCCCCACCCTGATACCGCGCCCGCAGCGGATGTACCTGCGCTTCGCCGAGCCGATCGACACCGCCAGGCCGGCCGGCGTATCCGCGCCGGAGTGGGCGGACACCGTGAAACAACGGACCCAGACATCGCTGGAGGCGGTACTGGCCGACGTGCAGGAGATCCGGGCAGGCGACCCCTACCGCGAGTTGAATCCGCTGGCCTGGCGCGATGCCGTGCAGCCGTGA
- a CDS encoding PAS domain-containing protein — protein sequence MDHDWLLVETLGDEPAVVAQGSRTKNLVPTSSFLRRNPHLMAIQSAIGETVRAGHALSIITPKHDRVIRTEVVHMSDGVIHGVHLWIGPPDAEPPERPIPGPLKWDLTSGVATDTPESLANAGRDIATEATHGRAFAEDLPARALNPNESKVLSMVIKAKPGMTLCSTWNVTDYQGQPITVGFVARAVQEQQEDGSERLICRAMNWRSVREGPVVRPDDLAQRILNGLAAPGVHRALVDMKHWRLLKWLDRPSPHYDWRARERGEPALDPADEHLITSMMQEFMHGPTARVLRLPAVGGGYTPIHITANKVELDDDTYAALLSMRLPTDEELAASQQEATGLDGAEPTARPTLKSILRMGKSAETAG from the coding sequence ATGGACCACGACTGGTTGCTCGTGGAGACACTCGGGGACGAGCCTGCCGTCGTCGCGCAGGGGTCCCGGACCAAGAACCTGGTACCGACCAGCAGTTTCCTGCGTCGCAACCCGCATCTGATGGCCATCCAGTCGGCCATCGGCGAAACCGTGCGCGCGGGCCACGCGCTGAGCATCATCACGCCCAAACACGATCGTGTGATCCGCACCGAGGTCGTGCACATGTCGGACGGGGTGATCCACGGCGTGCATCTGTGGATCGGGCCGCCCGATGCCGAACCTCCGGAGCGCCCGATTCCGGGACCGCTCAAGTGGGACCTGACCTCTGGGGTCGCCACCGACACGCCGGAATCACTGGCCAACGCGGGCCGCGATATCGCCACCGAGGCGACCCATGGCCGGGCGTTCGCCGAGGATCTGCCCGCGCGGGCGCTGAACCCCAATGAGTCCAAGGTCCTGTCCATGGTCATCAAGGCGAAACCGGGCATGACGCTGTGCAGCACCTGGAATGTCACTGACTACCAGGGGCAGCCGATCACCGTGGGTTTCGTCGCCCGGGCGGTCCAGGAGCAGCAGGAGGACGGCAGCGAGCGGCTGATCTGCCGGGCCATGAACTGGCGCAGTGTGCGCGAGGGCCCGGTGGTGCGCCCCGACGATCTGGCGCAGCGGATTCTCAACGGACTGGCCGCCCCCGGCGTGCACCGGGCACTGGTCGACATGAAGCACTGGCGGCTGCTCAAATGGCTGGATCGGCCGAGTCCGCACTACGACTGGCGCGCCCGCGAGCGCGGCGAGCCGGCCCTGGATCCGGCGGACGAGCACCTGATCACGTCCATGATGCAGGAATTCATGCACGGCCCGACCGCGCGGGTGCTGCGCCTGCCGGCCGTCGGCGGCGGCTACACCCCCATCCACATCACGGCCAACAAGGTCGAACTCGACGATGACACCTACGCCGCGCTGCTGTCCATGCGATTGCCGACCGACGAGGAGCTCGCCGCGTCTCAGCAGGAAGCCACGGGGCTCGACGGCGCCGAGCCCACCGCCCGCCCCACGCTGAAATCGATACTGCGGATGGGAAAATCGGCGGAAACGGCCGGCTAG
- a CDS encoding DEAD/DEAH box helicase translates to MSGSAADSGSDFGRDLLSRAIEGTPADEHPVRHVEHLPPRRSEHRDWPQWADPRIVAAFADRGIGTPWSHQAVAADLAHAGRHVVLSTGTASGKSLAYQLPILTALAADPRARALYLSPTKALGHDQLRAAQALTDAVPSLRDVAPSAYDGDATTDLRRFARERSRWIFSNPDMIHLSLLRNHARWAVFLRNLQFIVVDECHYYRGIFGSNVAMVLRRLLRLCERYSGSPTVFFASATTAAPAETASELIGQTVTAVTEDGSPQGGRTVALWEPALLDDLVGENGAPVRRSAGAEASRVMADLMAEGARTLTFVRSRRGAELTALGARTRLEQVAPDLVDQVASYRAGYLAEDRRTLERALSDGALRGLATTNALELGVDIAGLDAVVLAGFPGTVTSFWQQAGRSGRRGQSALIVLIARDDPLDTYLVHHPQALLNKPIERVVIDPRNPYVLGPQLLCAATELPLTDAEVRSWDAETVAAALIDDGLLRRRPGGYFPAPGVDPHPAVDIRGSSGGQIAILETGTGRVLGTTGTGQASASVHPGAVYLHQGETYVVDALDFEDGIALVHAGDPGYTTSARELTDIAVTGDGELHGHGPVTVGVVPVSVSNTVTGYLRRALDGEVIDFVELEMPTRTLDTVAVMCTITPEALADNGVEALSVPGALHAAEHAAIGLLPLVASCDRGDIGGVSTAAGPGPGELAGLPTIFVYDGYPGGAGFADRGYRQIGTWWAATASAIEACECPAGCPSCVQSPKCGNGNDPLDKAGAVRVLRLVLDALARH, encoded by the coding sequence TTGTCTGGTTCCGCGGCAGATTCCGGGTCCGATTTCGGTCGGGACCTGCTGTCGCGTGCGATAGAGGGCACCCCCGCCGACGAGCATCCGGTGCGCCACGTCGAGCACCTGCCACCGCGCCGCAGCGAGCACCGGGACTGGCCGCAGTGGGCCGATCCGCGCATCGTGGCGGCGTTCGCCGACCGCGGCATCGGCACACCCTGGTCGCATCAGGCCGTGGCAGCCGATCTGGCCCACGCCGGACGGCACGTGGTGCTGTCCACCGGTACGGCGTCGGGCAAGTCGCTGGCGTATCAGCTCCCCATCCTGACCGCGCTGGCCGCCGACCCGCGGGCCCGCGCGTTGTACCTGTCCCCCACCAAGGCCCTCGGGCACGATCAGCTGCGCGCGGCGCAGGCGCTGACCGATGCGGTGCCCAGCCTGCGCGATGTCGCACCCAGCGCCTACGACGGTGACGCGACCACCGATCTGCGCCGATTCGCCCGCGAACGGTCGCGGTGGATCTTCTCCAACCCGGACATGATTCACCTCTCGCTGCTGCGCAACCACGCCAGGTGGGCGGTGTTCCTGCGGAATCTGCAGTTCATCGTTGTCGACGAATGCCATTACTACCGGGGTATTTTCGGCTCCAACGTGGCGATGGTGCTGCGGCGTCTGTTGCGCCTGTGCGAGCGGTACTCGGGCTCGCCGACGGTGTTCTTCGCCAGCGCCACCACCGCCGCACCCGCCGAGACGGCATCCGAGCTGATCGGGCAGACCGTCACCGCGGTCACCGAGGACGGTTCGCCGCAGGGCGGACGGACGGTGGCGTTGTGGGAGCCGGCCCTGCTCGACGATCTGGTCGGGGAGAACGGCGCGCCGGTGCGGCGCTCGGCCGGGGCAGAGGCGTCGCGGGTGATGGCCGATCTGATGGCCGAGGGAGCGCGCACCCTGACCTTCGTGCGGTCCCGCCGCGGCGCCGAGCTGACCGCACTCGGCGCGCGCACCCGCCTCGAGCAGGTCGCCCCGGACCTGGTCGACCAGGTCGCCTCCTATCGCGCCGGCTACCTCGCCGAGGATCGCCGGACGCTGGAGCGCGCGCTGTCGGACGGTGCATTGCGCGGCCTGGCCACCACCAACGCCTTGGAGCTCGGGGTGGACATCGCCGGCCTCGACGCGGTGGTGCTGGCCGGCTTCCCGGGAACCGTCACGTCGTTCTGGCAGCAGGCCGGACGGTCCGGACGGCGCGGGCAGAGCGCGCTCATCGTGTTGATCGCCCGCGACGATCCGCTGGACACCTATCTGGTCCATCATCCGCAGGCCCTGTTGAACAAGCCGATCGAGCGCGTCGTGATCGACCCACGGAATCCCTACGTGCTGGGCCCACAGCTGCTGTGCGCGGCCACCGAACTGCCGCTCACCGACGCCGAGGTACGTAGCTGGGATGCCGAGACGGTGGCGGCGGCGCTGATCGATGACGGCCTGCTGCGCCGCAGGCCGGGCGGCTACTTTCCGGCTCCCGGAGTCGATCCGCACCCAGCGGTCGACATCCGCGGCTCATCGGGCGGCCAGATCGCCATCCTGGAGACCGGGACCGGCCGCGTGCTGGGCACCACAGGGACCGGGCAGGCGTCGGCATCGGTGCATCCCGGGGCGGTGTATCTGCATCAGGGCGAGACCTACGTCGTCGACGCACTGGATTTCGAGGACGGTATCGCCCTGGTGCACGCCGGGGACCCCGGCTACACCACCTCGGCACGGGAGCTGACCGACATCGCGGTGACCGGAGACGGCGAGCTGCACGGCCACGGCCCGGTGACCGTCGGTGTGGTGCCGGTGTCGGTGTCCAACACCGTGACGGGCTATCTCCGGCGGGCGCTGGACGGCGAAGTCATCGATTTCGTCGAGCTCGAGATGCCGACCCGCACCCTGGACACCGTCGCGGTGATGTGCACGATCACGCCGGAAGCATTGGCGGACAACGGCGTCGAAGCGCTGTCGGTGCCGGGCGCCCTGCACGCCGCCGAGCACGCGGCGATCGGTCTGCTGCCGCTGGTGGCCAGTTGCGACCGCGGCGATATCGGCGGTGTGTCCACGGCCGCGGGACCAGGACCGGGCGAGCTGGCCGGCCTACCGACGATCTTTGTGTACGACGGATATCCCGGCGGGGCCGGGTTCGCCGACCGGGGCTACCGGCAGATCGGAACGTGGTGGGCGGCGACCGCCTCGGCCATCGAGGCCTGCGAGTGCCCGGCCGGCTGCCCGTCGTGTGTGCAGTCCCCCAAGTGCGGCAACGGCAATGACCCACTGGACAAGGCCGGGGCGGTGCGGGTGCTGCGCCTGGTGCTCGACGCGCTGGCGCGGCACTGA
- a CDS encoding DNA polymerase III subunit delta' has translation MHSGVFSRLVGQHLVEEELLAAARSARGEKSHSGLTAGGMTHAWLITGPPGSGRSIAALCFAAALQCTSEGEPGCGECRPCTTTMAGTHADVRRIIPEGLSIGVKEMREIVQIASRRPGTGRWQIVVVEDADRLTEGAANALLKVVEEPPQSTVFLLCAPSVDPEDISVTLRSRCRHVPLVTPPTASIAEVLTGRDGIDAETAAWAASVCGGHVGRARRLATDPESRLRRERALSLARDAATPSRAFGAAEELVATAEAEAKALTVDRNESEAEELRTALGAGGTGKGTAGTMRGASGAMKQLEARQKSRQTRAGRDALDRALMDLATYFRDALVVSAGAGGVAANHPDMAEKVGAMAAHVAPDKLLRCIEAVLDCREALAVNVKPKFAVDAMVATVGQALRN, from the coding sequence GTGCATAGCGGTGTTTTTTCGCGTCTGGTGGGCCAACACCTCGTCGAGGAGGAGCTGCTCGCGGCCGCCAGATCCGCCCGTGGTGAAAAGTCTCACAGCGGACTCACAGCCGGCGGTATGACCCATGCCTGGCTGATCACCGGCCCACCCGGTTCCGGTCGTTCGATCGCTGCGCTGTGCTTCGCCGCCGCGCTGCAATGCACGTCAGAGGGCGAGCCGGGCTGCGGGGAGTGCCGCCCGTGCACCACGACCATGGCGGGCACCCACGCCGATGTCCGCCGGATCATCCCGGAGGGGCTGTCCATCGGGGTGAAGGAGATGCGCGAGATCGTGCAGATCGCGTCGCGGCGGCCCGGCACCGGGCGCTGGCAGATCGTGGTGGTCGAAGATGCCGATCGTCTCACCGAGGGGGCGGCGAACGCGCTGCTCAAGGTGGTGGAGGAGCCGCCGCAGTCGACGGTGTTCCTGCTGTGTGCGCCGTCGGTGGATCCCGAGGACATCTCGGTCACCCTGCGGTCGCGGTGCCGGCATGTCCCGCTGGTGACCCCGCCGACCGCGTCGATCGCCGAGGTGTTGACCGGGCGTGACGGGATCGACGCCGAAACGGCGGCCTGGGCGGCGTCGGTCTGCGGCGGACATGTGGGCCGCGCCCGGCGGTTGGCGACCGATCCGGAGTCCCGGCTGCGCCGCGAACGCGCGCTGAGCCTGGCGCGTGATGCCGCGACGCCGTCACGTGCCTTCGGTGCTGCCGAGGAGCTGGTCGCCACCGCCGAGGCGGAGGCCAAGGCACTGACCGTCGACCGCAATGAGAGCGAGGCCGAGGAACTGCGGACCGCGCTGGGTGCCGGCGGCACCGGTAAGGGCACCGCGGGCACGATGCGCGGTGCCAGCGGCGCGATGAAACAGCTCGAGGCGCGGCAGAAATCCCGCCAGACCCGGGCCGGGCGGGACGCGCTGGACCGGGCGCTGATGGACCTGGCCACCTACTTTCGCGACGCGCTGGTGGTGTCGGCGGGCGCCGGCGGGGTGGCGGCCAACCATCCGGACATGGCCGAGAAGGTGGGGGCGATGGCCGCGCACGTGGCGCCGGACAAGCTGCTGCGCTGTATCGAGGCAGTGCTGGACTGCCGGGAGGCGCTCGCGGTCAACGTGAAACCGAAGTTCGCCGTGGACGCGATGGTGGCGACCGTGGGGCAGGCGCTTCGGAACTGA
- a CDS encoding adenylate/guanylate cyclase domain-containing protein, with protein sequence MSAEVTLVGRVSAFLRWVARTPWPVFGLGMVQADIIGALLVLGFLRYGLPPEDRIQLQELPAFNLAVFLAYLFVSFTIAAYITLRMLIPVIRWQRRDTLLGDTSTTITEVARVRALKMPFYRSVINVTNWCLGSVVFIVASWPVASKSAPVVAVATALGATAVAIIGYLQSERVLRPVAVAALRTGVPENFRAPGVILRQVLTWVLSTGVPILAIVLAVVASKFEILNAPAEKLTTPILLLAIAALLIGLVGTVLVSMSIADPLRQLRWALGEVQRGNYNAHMQIYDASELGLLQAGFNDMVRDLAERQRLRDLFGRYVGEDVARRALERGTELGGQERDVAVLFVDLVGSTQLASTIPASEVVNLLNEFFRVIVDTVNKHGGFVNKFQGDAALAIFGAPIEHPDASGAALAASRELHDELVNVLGQTEFGIGVSAGRAIAGHIGAQARFEYTVIGDPVNEAARLTELAKLEVGHVLASAIAVSGALDAEALCWDVGEIVELRGRQAPTQLARPARSFHRAVSS encoded by the coding sequence GTGAGTGCGGAGGTGACACTGGTCGGACGCGTCAGCGCGTTCCTCCGTTGGGTCGCCCGCACGCCATGGCCGGTGTTCGGCCTGGGCATGGTGCAGGCCGATATCATCGGTGCGCTGCTGGTCCTGGGCTTCCTGCGCTACGGCCTGCCACCCGAGGACCGTATCCAGCTCCAGGAGCTTCCGGCGTTCAACCTGGCGGTGTTCCTGGCCTACCTGTTCGTCTCGTTCACCATCGCCGCCTACATCACGCTGCGGATGCTCATCCCGGTGATCCGCTGGCAGCGCCGCGACACCTTGCTGGGTGACACCTCCACCACCATCACCGAGGTGGCCCGGGTCCGGGCGCTGAAGATGCCCTTCTACCGGTCGGTCATCAACGTCACCAACTGGTGCCTGGGCTCCGTCGTCTTCATCGTCGCGAGCTGGCCGGTGGCCAGTAAGTCGGCGCCCGTCGTCGCGGTCGCCACCGCCCTGGGCGCCACCGCGGTGGCGATCATCGGTTACCTGCAGTCCGAACGGGTGCTCCGCCCGGTGGCGGTCGCCGCCCTGCGTACCGGCGTGCCGGAGAACTTCCGGGCACCCGGGGTCATCCTGCGCCAGGTGCTCACCTGGGTGCTGTCCACCGGCGTGCCGATCCTGGCCATCGTGCTGGCCGTGGTGGCGAGCAAGTTCGAGATCCTCAACGCGCCCGCCGAGAAGCTGACCACCCCGATCCTGCTGCTGGCCATCGCCGCCCTGCTGATCGGTCTGGTCGGCACCGTTCTGGTCTCCATGTCGATCGCCGACCCGCTGCGCCAGCTGCGCTGGGCGCTGGGCGAGGTGCAGCGCGGAAACTACAACGCGCACATGCAGATCTATGACGCCAGCGAGCTGGGCCTGCTGCAGGCCGGCTTCAACGACATGGTGCGCGATCTGGCCGAACGGCAACGCCTGCGGGATCTGTTCGGCCGCTACGTCGGCGAGGACGTGGCGCGGCGCGCCCTGGAACGCGGCACCGAACTGGGCGGCCAGGAACGCGATGTCGCGGTGCTGTTCGTCGACCTGGTCGGCTCGACGCAGCTGGCCTCCACCATCCCCGCCTCCGAGGTGGTGAACCTGCTCAACGAGTTCTTCCGCGTCATCGTCGACACCGTGAACAAGCACGGTGGGTTCGTCAACAAGTTCCAGGGTGACGCCGCGCTGGCCATCTTCGGCGCCCCGATCGAGCACCCCGACGCCTCCGGGGCCGCACTGGCGGCCTCCCGTGAGCTGCACGACGAATTGGTGAATGTGTTGGGGCAGACCGAGTTCGGCATCGGCGTGTCCGCCGGACGGGCGATCGCCGGTCATATCGGCGCCCAGGCCCGCTTCGAATACACCGTGATCGGTGATCCGGTGAACGAGGCCGCCCGGCTCACCGAGCTGGCGAAGCTGGAGGTGGGCCACGTACTCGCCTCGGCCATCGCGGTCAGCGGTGCGCTCGACGCCGAGGCGCTGTGCTGGGACGTCGGCGAGATCGTCGAACTGCGTGGCCGGCAGGCGCCCACTCAGCTGGCCCGGCCCGCGCGGTCATTCCACCGCGCGGTATCGAGCTAA